In the Uranotaenia lowii strain MFRU-FL chromosome 1, ASM2978415v1, whole genome shotgun sequence genome, gtgagaggttttatcaagcgcaaCCTAGATTTTTCATCaggggaagtgataaaaaaagttttttttctagctgGATCGTCTAGCTGACAAATAaacaggcctgacttcatttctacaaagtAGAAAACCTGCCTCCCTGGTAAAATAAACCAagtacggtggtcaaatcgtgcgcaaaatattcgGACCGCTAGAAGAGAGAAACTTCGGAAAAATTAGTAATggacatcaaatcgaactttttAGCGGGCACCTCGAAAGGTTTTCAgtcagaaacttttcgttgacaattttcgcctgtattttccggcaaaaaaattaataatttaatgtCTAGCCCTTGAGGAGGCAGACGATCTGTGAAAGCTGTCATCAgtcagtgtttcataacgattgacacgataaaTAGCTAAATGTACAAAGAACTGCCTTCAAATGCGATCGTTTTCCCTGCATAGCGCttcacaaagtttatactcaGTTTTGATTGGATCCGGAATCAGGCCATTACGCGAAAAATGAGGTGGAGTGATTAAAAGTTGTATCTGTGAGAATCCCTCACAAACCAAGCGTTGGCACGGGAGCACGATAAAAAAAGTGAGACGGAAGGTCTACCTACATCAGAGGAATTGTTGAGACGGGAGGTCCGACAGGATGTCCAATGGCTCCAAATTAGTTAAACTTAGATTTCGTTCAAGAAGGTTCTATTCGTCCAAGTTCTTGAAGATTGTCCAGCTTCATCGGGAAAGGTTCGATTAATAGAAAGCTTTTCTTTTTGCTACCACGTGTGTGGGCCAGTCGATCGCTGTCTATCGATAGttaataaaaccgttttaaatgAGTAGCGGAACGCCTGAATGTTCGTCCTAAATGTTAAAAATCGtagatttgaaatattattgaCATAAATAAGCACAAAAGAAGATGTAAACTACGCTAACAAGAATAGTTTGATGGAAGTTCGGGGAAAAGAAATCAAACACGCATATGTGTGCATATTTTTGCATCCACAACATTCTGTTTCTGTTTTCTGCCTTTTTTGTGTagggggagatgtgtagccgatgACCAATGATTGCGATCGCGACACTCTCTCGGCCGATAGGCATTTCCGAGTTAATAATCTCTCTCCATCGTCCTTACAAACGACGGCTGAGCTGTCGTGACGATATTCGGTGAGGTAGGTCGCGTGTCTCCCGTTCAGTCAACGGACGCGAAGCAAACCTTGAACAATCTGGATCCTAACTGAGCACCAGTTCCATCAACGTTACATCTGATTGGGCTGAGAACTTAAAACTCGGGCAAATCTCGTGATTGGGATACaatgatgaaatgtttttttacagtttgcagaggttaagttttatttcattggaaaattagTTTCGGAATCTATGGTTCGATGTTTGCCATTATCCAATCCATATAGGGTGCTACTCGGGTGTATATTCCAGGCCTATTTTCAGCACCACAGAAAGAGCCACCTCGTGCAACCACCCCGAACTGCACGAATCGAACTCCGTTATATGTGGCAGGGAAACCTAGCGGTCCACCAGAATCACCTTCGCAAGAGTCCACAAAGTTCTCACCGCCCGCGCACATATCCGTATCGTATACGCGTGCGTTGAACTTTTGCCATCGTTTGTTGCAGTCCTCATTACTCACACTCGGCAGAACAGCGCTGAGCAAAACGTCTGATCCTATTTGGTTTTCGGTAGTTCCCCAACCTGTTACTAGGTAGCGTTTCAATTCCAACGATCGTAAGGCCGGCGTTACTGGCAGGCAAATCGGGTGGATGTGATCTGCAAGACGGTGTATGATTAGATATTTCAGGTATTAAGAGAAGTTCGCTTCATTACCATCCATCTTCACGTCCCTGTCCAACCTTATCAGACCGATGTCGTTGCTTCTCGTGGGTTTATTATAGTTTTCGTGAAGTACCATGGATTCGATTCCGTAATCTACAGGCTTCTTGGCGCATTCTTCTTGTATTACCATTCCTCTTGGGTTTCTGTAGATGTTACAGTCGATTTCGGAGCTCTTGTCATGTTCGCCAAGTCGTACGGTGTGTCTTGAAAGTGGAATCGTTAGTTGATTGTCTCTTTGGATTACTCAATGTTAGAAACTTACATTTGAATTTTGCTCGGGGTTCTCAGGCAATGAGCCGCAGTTAGGACATAGCGCTTGTGGATCAAGGTTCCTCCACATGCGTCGGTCATATAGCCTGCAATGGTTTTGTACTTGAGCACAGCCATCCACGGAAAGTCAAACACTTTGGTCACATTGCCATACGCAATTCGATCGGTCACGGCCTGGCCACATTTCGTCGGTAATGCGACTACTTTAGCTTTGAGGTCGATTTCGGACGGCACACAACAGACGCTACGTTCAACTCTCGGAAGGGTACAAGCGGCTTTCCGGATGTAGTTGGCGAGCCCAATCAGTGGGGGATTGGGATCGGTAACTATTCTGTAGATGTTGGCGCATCTCCGGATGTCCACACAGAAACCAGGCTTTCGAACTGGTGTAGTACACGGGACTTCGCTTGCTGAGAACAGAAGAAATCGTTGTTTGGTTAGTAGCTGATGGGGTTCATACCCATCCCGGTTTAGGTGGAAAATACGCGACCTCATGAACTAGATGTCCACATTTGAACATGTGACGTTGGTTAGGTTATCTTAGAATTACAATGagcatttcttgaaataaacgAGCAGATTAGATAAGTGAGGTTGAACAACTTCACGgactttaaacttaaactttaaACCTGCGGTTGACTCTTTAACGTTAGATATCACTTCAACTTACGTGCGACTACGAAAAACAACTTCCAAAACAGAAATGGTCCCCATTTTGATCAAGATTTTTACTCAAATCCTAATTCCACTGCTGACCCAGCATCacaattccaaattttgattCTGTATACTCATCCTGATCCTGAGCTTTGATCCTGACCCTGAATTTAGATGCTGACTCTTGTCCTGTTTGCTGATTACGATCACGTCAGTGGACTCCCATAGTAATCCTAATCCCTGAACCTGAATACCTGAGAAAAGATCACAAATACGGATCTTATCTTCTGGACATGATCATGGATCACTATCTCGGATTCTGAGCCTGAAGTCCGATCTTGGATTTGGGATCGTAGATCCCGGATTCTGATCCTGAACACTGAACTCGGACAATGAAGTGAAATCACGAATCACGATCCTGCAATCTGATCTTCATCCTGAATCCTAAACACGACTTGAATCCTTTGATCATGGATCCTGATTACGAATTCTAATACAAATTGTGATCATAGTTCAAGATTTTTCCATCCTTGATCCTTTATACCATCCCTGGTTCTGGACTTTGAATCCGGATTGCGAATTCTGCTATCGATACCTGATTCCGGATCCTAATCCTGGACCCTAATCCCAGATCATGGATTTTTACTTCGGGTTCTGATCTTGAATCTGGACCCTGATTCTAATACTAAACTGGATTATGATACCGCAATCCTGATCCGAATTCTGAACCTGACACTTGATTCCGTATCCGAATTCTGGATCGAAAACGCTAACTGAAGAAGGTTGTACCGGATATCGGTACCTGAACTTTTCTCATACCGTGGTTGATttgaagggaatctttcgattgcagtGATACAgtttggattcttgattttaaacTCTGGACTCCGGACTCCAGACTCTGGATCCGGATTTTGGAATTGGGATTCTGCATTATGGACTCTGGATTCTGTAATTACGACTCTGGATCTTGGGCTCTAGAGTCTGAAATCTTGACTCTGAAATtgggactctggactctggattttAGATTCAGGACTCAAACATCTGGACTCCGGACTCTGGACTAAGGACTCAGGACTCTGAAATTTTTACGTATTCTAGTCTCAAGACTTTTGAAGCAAGACTCTAAAATCTCCCGGAACTCCCGAACTCTAAAACTGGGACTCGAAATTTTGGGCTCTGGACTCCGAAGTCTAAGGgaccggcgccgattgaccgacgcatagggctgagataaaagatgtCCACTGTTCGCGATCCAGAGCCAAGAAAACCTTGGCTGGCCGCAAGTGAAGAtgccagccaaggttttcgtcaactgtgcggatttcagcggctagccacgagcttctgggtctgcctcttcttcgatgcccatcttgATTCCTGATCTGGGTTatgatgtctttcttggtaccaccattaGGCGTAAACTGGCTGCCAAGATACGGTAACCACTTCACTTTCTGGAAGTCTATTGGAGTACAAATTTGTTATTCCGGACTCTGAACTCTCTGAAATATAGACTCTGGACTCTCGACTCTGACATAGGGTCTCTGGACTCTGTATTCCggactctgaaatctgaaatctggatcagATCTCTGAAATCTGGACTCCAGATTTTTAAATCTGAACTCCAGACACTGAAATTGGCACTCTGGGCCCTGTACTTTGAAGAGTCGACTTTGGACTCTGGATTAAGACTTTTAAGTCTAGACTTCGGACTCTGATTCCTAAATGGCCTTAAAAACTGGGATTCTAAACTCTGAACTTTCAGTCTTCGAAATGAAGAATCTAAATTCTGGGCGTTTGACTGTGAAGTCTGGACTTTGAAGTGTTACTCTAGACTCCGTACTCTGGATTCAAGACTCTGAATtctggttttcaaacttttgattcaaaaaggaCTTCGGGTTCTGGACTCTGAAATTAGATTTCTGGATTCTCGGACTCTGAACACTTGACTCTGAAATGGCTACTTTTGAGTCTAGCTTCCGAACTCTGGATTCAGGACTCTGAAATCTGGACTCCTGATCCCGAATTCGGGATTTGCACTCGAGACTCTTGCCTCTGAAAtaaagacttgaaaatttagacTCCGGACTCTGTAACagggactctggactctgaactctgaactctaaactctagATTCAGGGCTAGATTTGGGCTCTTAACTATGGATTCGGGACTCTGAAATCTGTACGAAGTCCAGACTCGGGAACTCAGAAATAAGGGATCTGTTATTGGAATTCTGAACCCTGAAATCTGGACTAACGACTCTGAACTTTGGactctagattcttgattctgaGAACTTTCTGGAAGTCTGGACTTTGGAGTACGAATTTGttattctgaactctgaactttcTGAAATCTAGACTCTGAACTCCCGACTCTGAAATAGGATCTCTGGACTCTGTATTCCGGACTCTGAAATCTGGACTCTGGATGAGATctctgaaatctggaatctggattctggactccagaatttgaaatctgaactcCAGATACTGAAATTGGCACTCTGGACCCTGTTCTTTAAAGTTAcgactttggactctggactcagACTTTTAAGTCTAGACTTCGGTCTCTGATTTCTAAACGGCCTTAAAAACTGGGACTCTAAACTCTGAACTTTCAGACTTCGAAATTAAGACTCTAAATTCTGGGCGTTGGACTGTAAAGTCTGGACTTTGAAGTCCGAAATTGTTACTCTGGACTCCAGATCCTGGATTCAAGCCTCTGAAACTGgatttcaaacttttgtttcaaaatggACTTCAGGATTTCTGGATTCTTGGACTCTGAAATCGGGACTTTGACATAGCGACTTTTGAGTCTAGATTCCGGATTCTGGATTCAGGACTCTGAAATCTGgttttcagattctgaattcggGATTTACACTCGAGACTCTGAACACTGAATTAAggacttgaaaattaaaactccGGACTCTGTAACagggactctggactctgaactctaaactctagATTCAGGTCTAGATTTGGGCTTTAAAATACGGATTTGGGTCTCTGAAATCTAGACGAAGTCCAGACtcacgactttaaaatttgaactccgAAATCTGAAATCAAGACACGGGATCCTCGAATCGGAAATCTGGACTGTGGACTCTGGATTTTCGACTTATAAATCTGGACTCCAGATTCTGAAATTTAAACACTGGACTCAGAAATAAGGGATCTgtaatttgaactctgaacccTGAAATCTGGATTCACGactctgaactttgaactctAGATTCTCGATTCTGAGAACTTTCTGGAAGTCTGGACTTGGGAGTTCGAATTTgtttttctgaactctgaactctctGAAATCTAGACTTTGGACTCCCGACTCTAAAATAGGATCTCTGGACTCTGTATTTCGGACTTTGAAATCTTTTCTCTGGATACGATctctgaaatctggaatctggactcCAGACTTTGAAATCTGAACTCCAGATACTGAAATTGGCACTCTGGACCCTGTACTTTGAAGTTTCGACTTTGGACTCTGGATTCAGTCGTTTAAGGTTTTTTAAAGCTCAAAAACTGGGACTCTAAACTTTGAACTTTCAGATTTCGAAATGAAGACTCTAACTTCTGGGCGTTTGACTGTGAAGTCTGGACTTTGAAGTCCGAAATTGTTACTCTAGACTCCGGACTCTGATTTCtggatttcaaacttttgattcaaaaagGTCTCCGGGTTATGGACTCTGAAATTAGATTTCTGGATTCTCGGACTCTGAACACTTGACTCTGAAATGGCTACTTTTGAGTCTAGCTTCCGAACTCTGGATTCAGGACTCTGCAATCTGAACTCCTGATCCCGAATTCGTGATTTGCACTCGAGACTCTTGCCTCTGAAATAAGGACTTGAAAAGTTAAACTCCGGACTCTGTAACagggactctggactctggactctgaactctaaactctagATTCAGGGCTATATTTGGGCTCTTAACTATGGATTCGGGACTCTGAAATCTGTACGAAGTCCGGACTCGGGAACTTAGAAATAAGGAATCCGTGATTTGAATTCTGAACCCCGAAATCTGGACTCACGACTCTGAACTTTGGACTCTAGATTCTCGATTCTGAGAACTTTCTGGAAGTCTGGACTTTGGAGTACGAATTTGttattctgaactctgaactttcTGAAATCTAGACTCTGGACTCCCGACTCTGAAATAGTATCTCTGGACTCTGTATTCCGGACTCTGAAATCTGGACTCTGGATGAGATCTCTGAAAActggaatctggaatctggactcCAGACTTTTAAATCTGAACTCCAGATACTGAAATTGGCACTCTGGACCCTGTTATTTAAAGTTAcgactttggactctggactcagACGTTTAAGGTCTTTTAGGGCCTAAAAACTAGGAATCTGAACTCGGAACTTTCAGACTGAAGACTCTAACTTCTGGGCGTTTGACTGTGAAGTCTGGACTTTGAAGTCCGAAATTGTTACTCTAGACTCCggactctgaattctggatttcaaatttttgattcaaaaaggaCTTCGGGTTCTGGACTCTGAAATTAGATTTCTGGATTCTCGGACTCTGAACACTTGACTCTGAAATGGCTACTTTTGAGTCTAGCTTCCGAACTCTGGATTCAGGACTCTGAAATCTGGACTCCTGATCCCGAATTCGGGATTTGCACTCGAGACTCTTGCCTCTGAAAtaaagacttgaaaatttagacTCCGGACTCTGTAACagggactctggactctggactctgaactctaaactctagATTCAGGGCTAGATTTGGGCTCTTAACTATGGATTCGGGACTCTGAAATCTGTACGAAGTCTGGACTcacgaatctgaaatctggactgtggattttgaatttctggactccagattttgaaatttaaactctGGACTCAGAAATATGGGATCTgtaatttgaactctgaacccCGAAATCTGGACTCACGACTCTGAACTTTGGactctagattcttgattctgaaAACTTTCTGGAAGTCTGGACTTTGGAGTACGAATTTGTTTTTCTGGCTTCTGAACTCTCTGAAATCTAGACTCTGGATTCTCGACTCTGAAAAAGGACTCTGTA is a window encoding:
- the LOC129740702 gene encoding serine protease grass-like, with the translated sequence MSFVFRTLTVLLLAGISAAAAAVPSEVPCTTPVRKPGFCVDIRRCANIYRIVTDPNPPLIGLANYIRKAACTLPRVERSVCCVPSEIDLKAKVVALPTKCGQAVTDRIAYGNVTKVFDFPWMAVLKYKTIAGYMTDACGGTLIHKRYVLTAAHCLRTPSKIQIHTVRLGEHDKSSEIDCNIYRNPRGMVIQEECAKKPVDYGIESMVLHENYNKPTRSNDIGLIRLDRDVKMDDHIHPICLPVTPALRSLELKRYLVTGWGTTENQIGSDVLLSAVLPSVSNEDCNKRWQKFNARVYDTDMCAGGENFVDSCEGDSGGPLGFPATYNGVRFVQFGVVARGGSFCGAENRPGIYTRVAPYMDWIMANIEP